The genomic window CCGCGTGCCCGTCCAGAAACGCCACGGTGAAGGTGGCGGGAACGCCGTGCCATTCGCTCTCCGGCGACGACGGCAGGCCCGCTCCCCACTGGAGCATCCAGCCGTACTCGCCCATGAGGATCAACCGCGACGGCTCGGACGCCCGCGAGATGTTCATCTTCGGGAGACGCTTGTTGATCTCGCGGTGAAGCGGCCGAACCCGCGGCGGATTCAGGCTGATCTGAGTCTGGCCGATCAGAAAGAGGTTGGTCTGATAGCTGGTGCCCATCACCTCATTGCACGTGAGGTCAGGCTGACCGGGGACTCCGCCGAAGTCCTGCGGGCAACGGAAAACGGGGGCGCCGTCGATGTCCTCAACGATCTCCGGCAGTCCGACGTACGGATTCAGCGGGCGCGGCCTCCGCTCGACGGAGCCTGCGTATTCCCACATGCCGATCCACCCGCCGTAATGCAAATTGGCGTTGACCTCCTGGTAGAACGCGCCGTGGTGATCGTCGAGGTAGAGCAGCCACCCCTTGGCGGCCTGGGCGAGGTTGGCCTGGCAGTAGACCTGCCCCGCGGTCCGCACACCCTCCTGAAGCCCGGGAACCAGAACGCCCATCAAAACCGCGATGACCGACGTCACCACCAGCAGTTC from Phycisphaerae bacterium includes these protein-coding regions:
- a CDS encoding type II secretion system protein, with amino-acid sequence MAHRLPISRESQTTSRTSAFTLMELLVVTSVIAVLMGVLVPGLQEGVRTAGQVYCQANLAQAAKGWLLYLDDHHGAFYQEVNANLHYGGWIGMWEYAGSVERRPRPLNPYVGLPEIVEDIDGAPVFRCPQDFGGVPGQPDLTCNEVMGTSYQTNLFLIGQTQISLNPPRVRPLHREINKRLPKMNISRASEPSRLILMGEYGWMLQWGAGLPSSPESEWHGVPATFTVAFLDGHA